One window from the genome of Streptomyces sp. NBC_00287 encodes:
- the pdhA gene encoding pyruvate dehydrogenase (acetyl-transferring) E1 component subunit alpha — protein sequence MTVMEQRGAYRPSPPPAWQPRTDPAPLLPDAEPYRVLGTEAAAKADPGLLRRLYAELVRGRRYNAQATALTKQGRLAVYPSTTGQEACEVAAALALEERDWLFPSYRDTLAAVARGVDPVQALTLLRGDWHTGYDPREHRVAPLCTPLATQLPHAVGLAHAARLKGDDVVALALVGDGGTSEGDFHEALNFAAVWQAPVVFLVQNNGFAISVPLAKQTAAPSLAHKAVGYGMPGRLVDGNDAAAVHEVLSDAVRHARAGGGPTLIEAITYRIDAHTNADDATRYRGDAEVETWRGHDPIALLEHELTERGLLDEAGIQAAKDAAEAMAADLRERMNQDPVLDPMDLFAHVYAEPTQQLHEQRTQLRAELDAEGDMR from the coding sequence ATGACGGTCATGGAGCAGCGGGGCGCGTACCGGCCATCGCCGCCGCCCGCCTGGCAGCCCCGCACCGACCCCGCGCCGCTGCTGCCCGACGCGGAGCCCTACCGCGTCCTCGGCACCGAGGCGGCAGCCAAGGCCGACCCCGGCCTGCTGCGCCGCCTCTACGCCGAACTGGTGCGCGGCCGTCGGTACAACGCCCAGGCCACCGCCCTGACCAAGCAGGGCAGGCTCGCCGTCTACCCGTCCACCACCGGCCAGGAGGCCTGCGAGGTCGCCGCCGCGCTCGCCCTTGAAGAGCGCGACTGGCTCTTCCCGAGCTACCGCGACACCCTCGCGGCCGTCGCCCGCGGAGTGGACCCCGTCCAGGCGCTCACGCTGCTGCGCGGCGACTGGCACACCGGCTACGACCCGCGCGAGCACCGCGTCGCCCCCCTGTGCACGCCGCTCGCCACCCAGCTCCCGCACGCCGTCGGGCTCGCCCACGCCGCCCGCCTCAAGGGCGACGACGTGGTCGCGCTCGCCCTGGTCGGCGACGGCGGCACCAGCGAGGGCGACTTCCACGAGGCGCTGAACTTCGCCGCCGTCTGGCAGGCGCCGGTCGTCTTCCTGGTCCAGAACAACGGCTTCGCGATCTCCGTCCCGCTCGCCAAGCAGACCGCGGCCCCGTCGCTGGCCCACAAGGCCGTCGGCTACGGCATGCCCGGGCGCCTGGTCGACGGCAACGACGCCGCCGCCGTGCACGAGGTGCTCTCCGACGCCGTACGCCACGCGCGTGCGGGCGGCGGCCCCACCCTCATCGAGGCGATCACCTACCGGATCGACGCCCACACCAACGCCGACGACGCCACCCGCTACCGCGGCGACGCCGAGGTCGAGACCTGGCGCGGACACGACCCGATCGCCCTGCTGGAGCACGAACTCACCGAGCGCGGCCTGCTCGACGAGGCCGGCATTCAGGCAGCGAAGGACGCCGCCGAGGCGATGGCCGCGGACCTGCGCGAGCGTATGAACCAGGACCCGGTGCTCGACCCCATGGACCTGTTCGCCCATGTGTATGCCGAGCCCACCCAGCAACTGCACGAACAGCGGACCCAGCTGAGGGCCGAGCTGGACGCCGAGGGAGACATGCGATGA
- a CDS encoding alpha-ketoacid dehydrogenase subunit beta has product MTTVAVKPATMAQALTRALRDAMADDPSVHVMGEDVGTLGGVFRVTDGLAKEFGEDRCTDTPLAEAGILGTAVGMAMYGLRPVVEMQFDAFAYPGFEQLISHVSRMRNRTRGTMPLPITIRVPYGGGIGGVEHHSDSSEAYYMATPGLHVVTPATVADAYGLLRASIASDDPVVFLEPKRLYWSKDSWNPEDPQSVEPIGRAMVRRSGRSATLITYGPSVPVCLEAAEAAREEGWDLEVVDLRSLVPFDDETVCASVRRTGRAVVVHESGGFGGPGGEIAARVTERCFHHLEAPVLRVAGFDIPYPPPMLERHHLPGVDRILDAVGRLQWEAES; this is encoded by the coding sequence ATGACCACCGTCGCGGTGAAGCCCGCCACCATGGCGCAGGCCCTCACGCGCGCGTTGCGCGACGCCATGGCCGACGACCCGTCCGTGCACGTGATGGGCGAGGACGTCGGCACCCTCGGCGGTGTCTTCCGGGTCACCGACGGACTCGCCAAGGAGTTCGGCGAGGACCGCTGCACCGACACCCCGCTCGCCGAGGCCGGCATCCTCGGCACCGCCGTCGGCATGGCGATGTACGGCCTGCGCCCGGTCGTGGAGATGCAGTTCGACGCCTTCGCCTACCCGGGGTTCGAGCAGCTGATCAGCCATGTCTCGCGGATGCGCAACCGCACCCGCGGCACCATGCCCCTGCCGATCACCATCCGCGTCCCCTACGGCGGCGGCATCGGCGGCGTCGAGCACCACAGCGACTCCTCCGAGGCGTACTACATGGCGACCCCCGGTCTCCATGTCGTCACGCCCGCCACCGTCGCCGACGCCTACGGACTGCTGCGTGCCTCCATCGCCTCCGACGACCCGGTCGTCTTCCTGGAGCCCAAGCGTCTGTACTGGTCGAAGGACTCCTGGAACCCGGAGGACCCGCAGAGCGTTGAACCGATCGGCCGCGCGATGGTGCGGCGCTCGGGCCGGAGCGCCACGCTCATCACGTACGGTCCGTCCGTGCCCGTCTGCCTCGAAGCCGCCGAGGCGGCCCGCGAGGAGGGGTGGGACCTGGAAGTCGTCGACCTGCGCTCGCTGGTGCCGTTCGACGACGAGACGGTCTGCGCCTCGGTACGGCGGACCGGGCGAGCGGTCGTCGTGCACGAGTCGGGCGGGTTCGGCGGCCCGGGAGGGGAGATCGCGGCCCGCGTCACGGAGCGCTGCTTCCACCATCTGGAGGCGCCGGTGCTCCGGGTGGCCGGGTTCGACATCCCCTACCCGCCGCCGATGCTGGAGCGTCACCACCTGCCCGGCGTGGACCGGATCCTGGACGCCGTGGGGCGTCTGCAATGGGAGGCCGAGAGCTGA
- a CDS encoding dihydrolipoamide acetyltransferase family protein, with amino-acid sequence MAQVLEFKLPDLGEGLTEAEIVRWLVQVGDVVAVDQPVVEVETAKAMVDVPCPYAGVVTARFGEEGTELPVGAPLITVAVGADASDGSAEGSGNVLVGYGTSEAPARRRRVRTGQPTGPALNGRAGEPAAAAQAAPVAPAPEVVDGPVPVISPLVRRLARENGLDLREMTGSGPDGLILRADVEYALRAAAAQGRTTPAPAPAPAPAAPVTTGGTRTPLKGVRGAVADKLSRSRREIPDATCWVDADATELMRARTAMNAAGGPKISLLALLARICTAALARYPELNSTVDMEAREVVRFDHVHLGFAAQTERGLVVPVVRDAHARDAESLTAEFARLTESARTGALTPAELTGGTFTLNNYGVFGVDGSTPIINHPEAAMLGVGRIIPKPWVHEGELAVRQVVQLSLTFDHRVCDGGTAGGFLRYVADCVEQPAVLLRTL; translated from the coding sequence ATGGCACAGGTGTTGGAGTTCAAGCTTCCCGACCTCGGGGAGGGGCTCACCGAGGCGGAGATCGTGCGCTGGCTGGTCCAGGTCGGCGATGTCGTCGCCGTCGACCAGCCGGTCGTCGAGGTCGAGACCGCGAAGGCGATGGTCGACGTCCCCTGCCCCTACGCCGGCGTGGTCACCGCCCGCTTCGGCGAGGAGGGCACGGAGCTGCCCGTGGGGGCACCGCTGATCACGGTCGCCGTGGGAGCGGACGCCTCCGACGGTTCGGCCGAGGGCTCCGGGAACGTACTGGTGGGGTACGGCACCTCGGAGGCACCGGCGCGACGCCGCAGGGTGCGCACGGGACAGCCGACGGGCCCCGCGCTGAACGGCCGGGCGGGCGAGCCGGCCGCGGCGGCACAGGCTGCTCCGGTCGCCCCGGCCCCCGAGGTCGTCGACGGCCCCGTCCCCGTCATCTCCCCCCTGGTCCGCCGTCTGGCCCGCGAGAACGGCCTCGACCTGCGCGAGATGACCGGCTCCGGGCCCGACGGACTGATCCTGCGCGCGGACGTGGAGTACGCCCTGCGTGCCGCCGCCGCACAGGGACGTACGACCCCTGCTCCGGCCCCCGCCCCTGCCCCCGCGGCCCCCGTCACCACCGGAGGGACCCGCACCCCCCTCAAGGGCGTCCGCGGTGCCGTCGCCGACAAGCTCTCCCGCAGCCGGCGTGAGATCCCCGACGCGACCTGCTGGGTGGACGCCGACGCGACCGAGCTGATGCGCGCCCGTACCGCGATGAACGCCGCGGGCGGCCCGAAGATCTCCCTTCTGGCCCTGCTGGCCCGCATCTGCACCGCCGCCCTCGCCCGCTACCCCGAGCTCAACTCCACCGTCGACATGGAGGCCAGGGAGGTCGTCCGCTTCGACCACGTCCACCTCGGCTTCGCCGCACAGACCGAGCGGGGCCTGGTCGTACCGGTCGTACGCGATGCCCACGCGCGGGACGCGGAGTCGCTCACCGCGGAGTTCGCCCGGCTCACCGAGTCGGCCCGCACCGGCGCCCTGACGCCCGCGGAACTCACCGGCGGCACCTTCACGCTGAACAACTACGGAGTGTTCGGCGTCGACGGCTCCACCCCGATCATCAACCACCCCGAGGCCGCGATGCTCGGCGTCGGCCGGATCATCCCCAAGCCGTGGGTGCACGAGGGCGAGCTGGCGGTGCGCCAGGTCGTACAGCTCTCGCTCACCTTCGACCACCGCGTCTGCGACGGCGGCACGGCGGGCGGCTTCCTGCGCTATGTCGCGGACTGCGTGGAACAGCCGGCGGTGCTGCTGCGCACCCTGTGA
- a CDS encoding NTP transferase domain-containing protein, whose protein sequence is MTAYEPPGDPGTEAYDAVVLAGGAARRLGGADKPGLSVGGRPLLDRVLAACADARTTVVVADPRPTARPVTWAREDPPGGGPLAALDAGLRHSTADRVVLLSADLPFLEAATVRRLLAALRGGTDDGVLLTDADGRDQPLVAAYRAPVLRAGLAALIKEHGGLTGLPLRRLTAGLRLSRVPDPVASFDCDTWDDIATARARIREHGHVLDEWISAVKDELGIDLDVDIKVLLDLARDAAHGVARPAAPLTTFLVGYAAAQAQGGPEAVAEAARKAADLAARWASEETPSATPDAEPNATPDAG, encoded by the coding sequence GTGACCGCGTACGAGCCCCCGGGCGACCCGGGTACCGAGGCGTACGACGCCGTCGTGCTCGCCGGGGGCGCCGCACGGCGGCTCGGCGGCGCCGACAAGCCCGGCCTCAGCGTCGGCGGGCGCCCGCTGCTCGACCGGGTGCTCGCCGCCTGCGCCGACGCGCGCACCACCGTTGTCGTCGCCGACCCCCGGCCCACCGCACGCCCGGTCACCTGGGCCCGCGAGGACCCGCCCGGCGGCGGCCCCCTCGCCGCCCTCGACGCGGGCCTGCGCCACAGCACCGCGGACCGGGTCGTCCTGCTCTCCGCCGACCTGCCGTTCCTCGAAGCGGCCACCGTACGGCGGCTGCTGGCCGCACTCCGGGGCGGAACGGACGACGGCGTGCTGCTCACCGACGCCGACGGCCGCGACCAGCCCCTCGTCGCCGCGTACCGCGCGCCGGTGCTGCGCGCGGGCCTCGCGGCGCTCATCAAGGAGCACGGCGGCCTCACCGGCCTGCCCCTGCGCCGACTGACCGCCGGGCTCCGCCTCAGCCGCGTCCCCGACCCCGTCGCGTCCTTCGACTGCGACACCTGGGACGACATCGCCACCGCCAGGGCACGTATCAGGGAGCATGGGCACGTGTTGGATGAATGGATTTCCGCAGTCAAGGACGAGCTGGGCATCGACCTCGACGTCGACATCAAAGTCCTGCTGGACCTCGCCCGGGACGCCGCCCACGGCGTGGCGCGGCCCGCGGCCCCGCTGACCACCTTCCTCGTGGGCTACGCGGCCGCCCAGGCCCAGGGCGGCCCCGAAGCGGTCGCCGAAGCCGCCCGCAAGGCAGCGGACCTCGCCGCGCGCTGGGCGTCGGAGGAGACGCCGAGCGCCACACCCGACGCGGAGCCCAACGCCACCCCGGACGCCGGATGA
- a CDS encoding molybdopterin molybdotransferase MoeA codes for MTARSVRDDQDAEDLDVEEVLALVKENPPTGDPTPAPRHRPGHQEHQERQEHQTAPHHQATPWPEARTLAARAGRQRGTRRTPVSVPLEASLGLTLAAPLTALTDLPSFDTSAMDGWAVAGPGPWAVRETGVLAGHAEPAPLTDGEAVRIATGARIPLDTTAVLRSEHGRTDDKGHLHARRDLQHGQDIRPRAQECRSGDQLLPVGTLVTPAVLGLAAAAGYDTVTAVPRPRVDVLVLGDELLTEGRPHDGLIRDALGPMLPPWLRALGAEVTTVRRLGDDAEALHKAIAYSEADLIVTTGGTASGPVDHVHPTLRRLGAELLVNGVKVRPGHPMLLARTKENQHLVGLPGNPLAAVSGLLTLAEPLLRTLAARPAPEPYTLPLRDATHGHPYDTRLIPVVLRDDHAVPLHYNGPAMLRGVAAADALAVVPPGGTEAGEEAELLELPWASSGIGVCFT; via the coding sequence ATGACCGCCCGCAGCGTCCGGGACGACCAGGACGCCGAGGACCTCGACGTCGAGGAGGTACTCGCGCTCGTGAAGGAGAACCCGCCCACCGGCGACCCCACACCCGCCCCGAGGCACCGGCCCGGACATCAGGAACATCAAGAACGCCAAGAGCATCAAACGGCCCCCCACCACCAGGCCACCCCCTGGCCCGAGGCCCGCACCCTCGCCGCCCGCGCGGGCCGCCAGCGCGGCACTCGCCGTACCCCGGTCTCCGTGCCCCTCGAAGCGTCCCTCGGCCTCACCCTCGCCGCCCCCCTCACCGCCCTCACCGACCTGCCCTCCTTCGACACCTCCGCGATGGACGGCTGGGCGGTCGCCGGACCCGGCCCCTGGGCCGTACGCGAGACCGGCGTCCTGGCCGGGCACGCCGAACCCGCGCCCCTCACCGACGGCGAGGCGGTCCGCATCGCCACCGGCGCCCGGATCCCCCTGGACACCACCGCCGTTCTGCGCAGCGAGCACGGCCGGACCGACGACAAGGGCCACCTCCACGCCCGCCGCGACCTCCAACACGGCCAGGACATCCGCCCCCGCGCCCAGGAGTGCCGTTCCGGCGACCAACTGCTCCCCGTCGGCACCCTGGTGACCCCCGCCGTCCTGGGCCTCGCCGCAGCCGCGGGCTACGACACCGTCACCGCCGTACCCCGGCCGCGCGTCGATGTGCTCGTCCTGGGCGACGAGTTGCTCACCGAAGGGCGGCCCCACGACGGGCTGATCCGGGACGCGCTCGGCCCGATGCTGCCGCCCTGGCTGCGGGCGCTCGGCGCCGAGGTCACCACCGTGCGCCGGCTCGGCGACGACGCCGAAGCGCTCCACAAGGCCATCGCCTACTCCGAGGCCGACCTGATCGTCACCACCGGCGGCACCGCCTCCGGACCCGTGGACCATGTCCACCCCACCCTGCGCCGCCTCGGCGCCGAACTCCTGGTCAACGGCGTCAAGGTGCGCCCGGGTCACCCCATGCTGCTGGCCCGCACCAAGGAGAACCAGCACCTGGTCGGCCTGCCCGGCAACCCCCTCGCGGCCGTCTCCGGCCTGCTGACGCTCGCCGAGCCCCTGCTGCGCACCCTCGCGGCCCGCCCCGCCCCCGAGCCGTACACGCTGCCGTTGCGGGACGCGACGCACGGGCATCCGTACGACACCCGGCTGATCCCCGTGGTGCTGCGCGACGACCATGCCGTGCCGCTGCACTACAACGGCCCGGCGATGCTGCGGGGCGTCGCCGCCGCCGACGCCCTGGCCGTCGTACCGCCGGGCGGGACCGAGGCCGGTGAAGAGGCGGAACTGCTGGAGCTGCCCTGGGCGTCCTCAGGGATCGGGGTGTGTTTCACGTGA
- a CDS encoding potassium channel family protein, with amino-acid sequence MKLPGQDVIARQPDERLVTHRVKLPRKVVEHPFRQVAKRVVMALSLLVACSLIVYADHDGYNDNSDGSVDLLDAFYYSTVTLSTTGYGDITPVSDAARLINILVITPMRVLFLIILVGTTLEVLTERTREEWRLNRWRSTLRDHTVVVGFGTKGRSAIQTVCATGLKKEQVIVVDPSSKVIDAATAEGYAGIVGDATRSDVLKRAEVHKARKIIIATQRDDTAVLVTLTARQLNRGAKIVAAVREEENAPLLKQSGADAVITSASAAGRLLGLSVLSPAAGMVMEDLIQQGSGLDIVERPVIKAEVGKGPRETADLVVSVVRGHRVLGYDHADVGALQSTDRLITIVRATPSTQVAPDVRPIPQD; translated from the coding sequence GTGAAACTTCCGGGCCAGGACGTCATCGCGCGCCAGCCGGACGAACGTCTGGTGACCCATCGGGTGAAACTGCCGAGGAAGGTGGTGGAGCACCCGTTCCGCCAGGTCGCGAAGCGGGTGGTCATGGCGCTGTCCCTGCTGGTGGCGTGCTCCCTCATCGTCTACGCCGACCACGACGGCTACAACGACAACTCCGACGGCTCCGTCGACCTGCTCGACGCCTTCTACTACTCGACCGTCACCCTCTCCACCACGGGCTACGGCGACATCACCCCGGTCAGCGACGCCGCCCGGCTCATCAACATCCTTGTCATCACGCCCATGCGGGTGCTGTTCCTGATCATCCTGGTCGGCACCACGCTGGAGGTCCTCACCGAGCGCACCCGGGAGGAATGGCGTCTGAACCGCTGGAGGTCCACCTTGCGCGACCACACCGTCGTCGTCGGCTTCGGCACCAAGGGGCGCTCGGCGATCCAGACCGTCTGTGCGACGGGCCTGAAGAAGGAACAGGTCATCGTGGTCGACCCCAGCAGCAAGGTGATCGACGCCGCGACGGCCGAGGGCTACGCGGGCATCGTGGGCGACGCGACCCGCAGCGATGTGCTGAAGCGGGCCGAGGTGCACAAGGCCCGGAAGATCATCATTGCGACCCAGCGCGATGACACCGCCGTCCTGGTGACGCTGACGGCACGCCAGCTCAACCGCGGGGCGAAGATCGTGGCCGCGGTCCGCGAGGAGGAGAACGCGCCGCTGCTGAAGCAGTCCGGCGCCGACGCGGTCATCACCAGCGCCAGCGCCGCAGGCCGGCTGCTCGGCCTCTCGGTGCTCAGCCCCGCCGCCGGCATGGTGATGGAGGACCTGATCCAGCAGGGCAGCGGGCTCGACATCGTCGAACGGCCGGTCATAAAGGCCGAAGTGGGCAAGGGGCCCAGGGAGACGGCCGACCTGGTGGTGAGCGTCGTACGCGGGCATCGGGTGCTCGGCTACGACCACGCGGACGTCGGCGCGCTCCAGTCGACGGACCGTCTGATCACCATCGTGCGGGCGACGCCGAGCACGCAGGTCGCGCCCGACGTCCGCCCGATTCCGCAGGACTGA
- a CDS encoding ABC transporter permease has protein sequence MSTATTPEAKELAPVSAESLAALLVSGERPPRPSALSASLTFGWRAMLKIKHVPEQLFDVTAFPIMMVLMYTYLFGGALAGSPEEYIQFLLPGIMVMSVVMITMYTGISVNTDIEKGVFDRFRSLPIWRPSTMVGYLLGDALRYTIASLVMLTVGIILGYRPDGGVVGVLAGIALLVVFSFAFSWIWTMFGLLLRTEKSVMGVSMMVMFPLTFLSNIFVDPTTMPGWLQAFVNNSPITHLSSAVRELMAGDWPTDEIAWSLGWAGLFVLIFGPITMRLYNRK, from the coding sequence ATGAGCACCGCGACAACCCCCGAGGCCAAGGAACTCGCCCCCGTCAGCGCCGAGTCGCTCGCCGCGCTGCTGGTCTCCGGTGAGCGGCCGCCCCGGCCGAGTGCGCTGTCGGCCTCGCTGACCTTCGGCTGGCGGGCGATGCTGAAGATCAAGCATGTGCCGGAGCAGCTCTTCGATGTCACCGCGTTCCCGATCATGATGGTGCTGATGTACACGTACCTGTTCGGGGGCGCCCTGGCCGGGTCCCCGGAGGAGTACATCCAGTTCCTGCTGCCGGGCATCATGGTGATGTCGGTCGTGATGATCACCATGTACACCGGGATCTCGGTCAACACCGATATCGAGAAGGGTGTCTTCGACCGGTTCCGGTCGCTGCCCATCTGGCGGCCGTCGACGATGGTCGGCTATCTGCTCGGCGACGCCCTGCGCTACACCATCGCGTCCCTGGTGATGCTCACCGTCGGCATCATCCTCGGCTACCGGCCGGACGGCGGCGTCGTGGGCGTGCTCGCAGGGATCGCGCTGCTGGTGGTGTTCTCGTTCGCGTTCTCGTGGATCTGGACGATGTTCGGGCTGCTGCTGCGCACCGAGAAGTCGGTCATGGGCGTCAGCATGATGGTGATGTTCCCGCTGACCTTCCTGTCGAACATCTTCGTCGACCCGACGACCATGCCGGGCTGGCTCCAGGCATTCGTCAACAACAGCCCCATCACCCATCTGTCCTCGGCGGTTCGGGAGTTGATGGCGGGCGACTGGCCGACCGACGAGATCGCCTGGTCGCTGGGGTGGGCCGGACTGTTCGTGCTGATCTTCGGGCCGATCACGATGCGGCTGTACAACCGCAAGTGA
- a CDS encoding ATP-binding cassette domain-containing protein, producing the protein MSQHTSALAIETAGLVKTFGETRAVDGVDLAVPAGTVYGVLGPNGAGKTTTVKMLATLLRPDGGEAHVFGHDVVREADEVRGRVSLTGQYASVDEDLTGTENLVLLGRLLGHGKQAARTRSEQLLEAFGLTEAGGKQVKHYSGGMRRRIDIAASILNTPDLLFLDEPTTGLDPRSRNQVWDIVRAVVAQGTTVLLTTQYLDEADQLASRIAVIDHGKVIAEGTKGELKASVGAGSVHLRLRDPGQRAEAERVLRLALDADVQLEPDPVALTARLASATSDNAAEQASRALAELARTGITVDNFSLGQPSLDEVFLALTGHDTSHEKKDEVAA; encoded by the coding sequence ATGAGCCAGCACACGTCAGCCCTGGCCATCGAGACAGCAGGCCTGGTGAAGACGTTCGGCGAGACCAGGGCCGTCGACGGAGTCGATCTGGCGGTTCCGGCCGGCACGGTCTACGGCGTCCTCGGGCCGAACGGCGCCGGGAAGACCACCACCGTGAAGATGCTCGCCACTCTCCTGCGTCCCGACGGCGGGGAGGCCCATGTCTTCGGCCACGACGTCGTGCGCGAGGCCGACGAGGTGCGCGGCCGGGTGAGCCTGACCGGCCAGTACGCCTCCGTCGACGAGGACCTCACCGGCACCGAGAACCTGGTGTTGCTGGGCCGCCTCCTCGGCCACGGCAAGCAGGCCGCCCGCACCCGCAGCGAGCAGCTGCTGGAGGCCTTCGGGCTGACCGAGGCGGGCGGCAAGCAGGTCAAGCACTACTCGGGCGGCATGCGGCGCCGTATCGACATCGCCGCGTCCATCCTCAACACCCCGGATCTGCTCTTCCTCGACGAGCCGACGACCGGCCTCGACCCGCGCAGCCGCAACCAGGTGTGGGACATCGTCCGCGCGGTGGTCGCCCAGGGCACGACCGTGCTGCTGACCACGCAGTATCTGGACGAGGCCGACCAGCTGGCCTCCCGGATCGCGGTCATCGACCACGGCAAGGTGATCGCCGAGGGCACCAAGGGCGAGCTCAAGGCGTCCGTCGGCGCCGGGTCCGTCCATCTGCGGCTGCGGGATCCGGGGCAGCGGGCGGAGGCGGAGCGCGTACTGCGGCTGGCGCTCGACGCGGACGTCCAACTGGAGCCGGACCCGGTGGCGCTGACGGCCCGGCTCGCCTCGGCGACCAGTGACAACGCGGCCGAGCAGGCCTCGCGGGCGCTCGCCGAACTGGCCCGTACCGGCATCACCGTCGACAACTTCTCGCTGGGCCAGCCCAGCCTGGACGAGGTCTTCCTCGCCCTCACCGGACACGACACCAGCCACGAGAAGAAGGACGAGGTGGCGGCATGA
- a CDS encoding NAD(P)H-quinone oxidoreductase, with amino-acid sequence MHAITIDEPGGPEALVWAEVPDPVPGEGEVLVEVAASAVNRADILQRQGFYNPPPGASPYPGLECSGRIAEIGPGVAGWAVGDEVCALLAGGGYAEKVVVPAGQLLPVPKGVGLVRAAALPEVVCTVWSNVFMIAHLRPGETLLVHGGSSGIGTMAIQLAKAVGAKVAVTAGTREKLDRCAELGADILVNYKEQDFVEEVKKATDGAGADVILDNMGAKYLDRNVRTLAVNGRLAIIGMQGGIKGELNIATLLNKRAAISATSLRARPLTEKTAIVAAVHEHVWPLLDGGHVRPVVDREVPMSDAAAAHWIVEASGHVGKVLLVTG; translated from the coding sequence ATGCATGCGATCACGATTGACGAACCCGGTGGGCCCGAGGCGCTGGTCTGGGCCGAAGTGCCGGATCCGGTGCCCGGAGAGGGCGAGGTCCTGGTCGAGGTGGCGGCGAGCGCCGTGAACCGGGCCGACATTCTGCAGCGGCAGGGCTTCTACAACCCGCCGCCCGGCGCGTCCCCCTACCCGGGCCTGGAGTGCTCCGGGCGGATCGCCGAGATCGGCCCCGGCGTCGCCGGCTGGGCCGTCGGCGACGAGGTGTGCGCGCTGCTCGCGGGCGGCGGTTACGCCGAGAAGGTCGTCGTCCCGGCGGGCCAGCTGCTGCCCGTGCCCAAGGGCGTCGGCCTGGTCCGGGCGGCGGCGCTGCCCGAGGTGGTCTGCACGGTCTGGTCGAACGTCTTCATGATCGCCCACCTGCGCCCGGGCGAGACGCTGCTGGTGCACGGCGGTTCCAGCGGTATCGGCACGATGGCGATCCAGCTCGCCAAGGCCGTCGGCGCGAAGGTCGCGGTCACGGCCGGTACCCGGGAGAAGCTGGACCGGTGCGCCGAGCTGGGCGCGGACATCCTGGTCAACTACAAGGAGCAGGACTTCGTCGAGGAGGTCAAGAAGGCCACCGACGGCGCGGGCGCCGACGTCATCCTCGACAACATGGGCGCCAAGTACCTGGACCGCAATGTCCGCACCCTCGCGGTCAACGGCCGCCTCGCGATCATCGGCATGCAGGGCGGCATCAAGGGTGAGCTGAACATCGCCACGCTGCTGAACAAGCGCGCCGCGATCAGCGCGACCTCGCTGCGGGCCCGCCCGCTGACCGAGAAGACGGCGATCGTGGCGGCCGTGCACGAGCATGTGTGGCCGCTGCTGGACGGCGGTCATGTGCGTCCGGTGGTCGACCGGGAGGTGCCGATGAGCGACGCGGCCGCCGCGCACTGGATCGTGGAGGCGAGCGGGCACGTCGGCAAGGTGCTGCTGGTGACGGGCTGA
- a CDS encoding bacterial proteasome activator family protein, with protein MEMPRNERSPENPQILVVGQDGMALSGGNADEDSREIPVTEQVEQPAKVMRIGSMIKQLLEEVRAAPLDEASRVRLKEIHASSVKELEDGLAPELVEELERLSLPFTDEATPSDAELRIAQAQLVGWLEGLFHGIQTTLFAQQMAARAQLEQMRRALPPGVGHEDGGDDPRTGGRSGGPYL; from the coding sequence ATGGAGATGCCGAGGAACGAAAGGTCGCCGGAGAACCCGCAGATCCTGGTCGTGGGCCAGGACGGTATGGCGCTCAGCGGTGGCAACGCAGACGAGGACTCCCGCGAGATTCCGGTGACGGAGCAGGTGGAGCAGCCCGCGAAGGTCATGCGGATCGGCAGCATGATCAAGCAGCTGCTGGAGGAGGTGCGCGCGGCCCCTCTCGACGAGGCCAGCCGGGTCCGGCTCAAGGAGATCCACGCCAGCTCGGTGAAGGAGCTGGAGGACGGCCTGGCCCCCGAGCTCGTGGAGGAACTGGAGCGCCTGTCCCTGCCGTTCACCGATGAGGCGACCCCGTCCGACGCGGAACTGCGTATCGCGCAGGCCCAGTTGGTCGGCTGGCTGGAGGGCCTCTTCCACGGCATCCAGACCACCCTGTTCGCCCAGCAGATGGCGGCCCGGGCCCAACTGGAGCAGATGCGCCGCGCGCTCCCGCCGGGCGTCGGTCACGAGGACGGCGGCGACGACCCGCGCACGGGCGGCCGCTCGGGCGGGCCGTACCTGTAG